A part of Primulina eburnea isolate SZY01 chromosome 10, ASM2296580v1, whole genome shotgun sequence genomic DNA contains:
- the LOC140803148 gene encoding pentatricopeptide repeat-containing protein At5g48730, chloroplastic: protein MASLSGATTPLSLHCYTEMPSRPGPQDRTKKLKERESREETNRKIASQKSISIILRREATKEVIEKKGGSRKLLPRTVLEALHERITALRWESALKVFDLLREQLWYRPNSGIYIKLIVMLGKCKQPEKAHTLFQAMINEGCFMDREAFTALLSAYSRSGLFEKAFSILDHMKNTRGCSPDVFTYSILIKSCLQVYDFCKVKSILSDMEIEGIKPNTITYNTLIDAYGKSKKFAEMESLLTQMLRQQECEPDVWTMNSTLRAFGGSGQIEMMEKCYEKFQSAGIEPNIKTFNILLDSYGKSGNYDKMGAVMEYMQRYHFSWTLVTYNIVIDAFGKAGDIKQMEFLFRLMQSERIKPNCVTLCSLVRAYGLIGNAEKIAAILRYVENSDVTLDTVFFNCLVDAYGMMSCLAEMKGVLEMMRRRGCIPDKITYRTMIKAYSIGGMSTYAKKLQSELALL from the exons ATGGCGTCCCTTAGCGGAGCTACCACTCCATTATCGTTGCACTGTTATACTGAAATGCCGAGCAGACCCGGACCACAAGACCGCACGAAGAAGCTGAAGGAGAGAGAATCGCGAGAGGAAACCAACAGAAAGATAGCTTCCCAAAAGAGCATTTCAATCATTCTGAGGAGGGAGGCCACAAAAGAAGTCATCGAAAAGAAGGGAGGTTCCAGGAAACTATTGCCCAGAACTGTTCTGGAAGCCCTTCACGAGCGCATCACCGCTTTACGCTGGGAGTCGGCTCTTAAG GTTTTTGATCTCCTTCGAGAGCAACTATGGTACAGGCCCAATTCTGGTATATACATTAAGCTGATTGTCATGCTTGGCAAATGCAAGCAACCCGAGAAAGCTCATACATTATTTCAGGCAATGATTAATGAAGGATGTTTTATGGATCGGGAAGCTTTCACTGCGCTTTTGTCTGCCTACAGCCGAAGTGGCCTTTTTGAGAAAGCATTTTCTATTCTTGATCATATGAAGAACACTCGTGGCTGTTCACCTGATGTCTTCACTTATTCAATCCTCATAAAGTCTTGCCTTCAAGTCTATGATTTTTGTAAAGTTAAATCGATTCTTTCTGACATGGAAATTGAGGGAATCAAACCCAACACAATCACATACAATACTCTCATTGATGCCTATGGAAAATCAAAAAA GTTTGCCGAGATGGAATCATTACTCACGCAAATGCTGAGGCAACAGGAGTGTGAACCTGATGTATGGACCATGAATTCCACACTGCGTGCTTTTGGTGGTAGTGGACAGATTGAAATGATGGAGAAATGTTACGAGAAGTTTCAAAGTGCTGGCATTGAACCCAACATCAAGACATTTAACATACTCCTTGATTCTTATGGAAAAAGTGGAAATTATGACAAAATGGGAGCCGTAATGGAATACATGCAAAGATATCACTTTTCATGGACCCTTGTCACTTACAATATCGTCATAGATGCATTTGGGAAAGCTGGGGATATAAAACAGATGGAATTTTTGTTTAGGCTGATGCAGTCTGAGAGGATAAAACCAAATTGTGTTACACTTTGTTCACTTGTTAGAGCTTATGGGCTGATCGGTAATGCTGAAAAAATCGCAGCCATTCTGAGATATGTTGAGAATTCAGATGTTACTCTTGATACAGTGTTTTTCAACTGTTTAGTGGATGCCTATGGCATGATGAGTTGCCTGGCAGAGATGAAAGGTGTGCTTGAGATGATGAGAAGGAGAGGTTgtatacctgataaaatcacaTATAGAACCATGATAAAAGCATATTCAATTGGTGGTATGTCAACCTATGCCAAGAAGCTCCAAAGTGAACTTGCTTTATTGTAG